Proteins found in one Polyodon spathula isolate WHYD16114869_AA chromosome 10, ASM1765450v1, whole genome shotgun sequence genomic segment:
- the LOC121322192 gene encoding zinc finger CCCH domain-containing protein 15-like has protein sequence MPPKKPTPVASKKTDQKKKEKIIEDKTFGLKNKKGAKQQKFIKNVAQQTRQAGVGEGDKNKKTDKKKELSELNELFKPVVAAQKVSKGVDPKSVVCAFFKQGQCTKGDKCKFSHDLSLERKCEKRSVYFDGRDEDLEKDTMDNWDEKKLEEVVNKKHGEADKKKAKTQIVCRYFLDAIENNKYGWFWVCPGGGDVCMYRHALPSGFVLKKDKKKEEKEEEEISMEELIEKERSALGPNVTRVTLETFLSWKKRKRDDKISKAEVEMEKRRADFTAGRSFGVSGREVFQFRPELVDDDDEEADDSKYVQNKDDNDEDGYEDSVHVNEIDLARFVPKEVEYAGITVAGTDRFTTTDANKISGASGGAEANGEHSEGETREDGEIEAVPVDENLFTGEDLDELEEELNTLDLEE, from the exons ATGCCTCCAAAGAAACCAACGCCAGTAGCTAgtaaaaaaacagatcaaaagaAGAAGGAGAAAATTATTGAG gataAGACTTTTGGTTTGAAGAACAAAAAGGGAGCCAAACAACAGAAATTTATCAAAAATGTTGCTCAGCAAACCCGCCAG gctGGTGTGGGTGAAGGAGATAAGAACAAGAAGACGGATAAGAAAAAGGAACTGTCAGAGTTAAATGAACTCTTCAAACCAGTGGTTGCTGCTCAGAAAGTCAGTAAAG GTGTCGACCCCAAGTCAGTGGTGTGTGCTTTCTTCAAACAAGGACAGTGCACTAAGGGAGACAAGTGCAAGTTTTCACATGACCTGTCACTGGAAAGGAAATGTGAAAAGCGCAGTGTTTATTTTGATGGCAGAGATGAAGATCTTGAGAAAG atACAATGGACAATTGGGATGAAAAGAAGCTGGAAGAAGTTGTAAACAAGAAACATGGAGAGGCAgacaaaaagaaagcaaaaactcaaatt GTATGCCGATACTTTCTTGATGCTATTGAAAATAACAAATATGGCTGGTTTTGGGTGTGTCCCGGTGGAGGTGATGTTTGCATGTACCGCCATGCCCTTCCATCTGGCTTTGTGCTGAAGAAGGACAAAAAGAAggaagagaaagaagaagaagaaatatcAATGGAAGAACTCATAGAGAAAGAG AGGTCTGCCTTGGGACCAAATGTTACCAGAGTTACCCTCGAAACATTCTTGTcctggaagaaaagaaagagggaTGACAAGATAAGTAAAGCTGAGGTTGAAATGGAGAAAAGAAGAGCTGACTTCACAGCAGGAAGATCATTTGGG GTCAGTGGTCGTGAAGTATTTCAGTTCCGACCCGAGTTGGTGGATGATGATGACGAAGAAGCTGATGATTCTAAATATGTCCAAAACAAGGATGATAATGATGAAGATGGG tatgaagATTCTGTGCATGTCAATGAGATTGATCTAGCACGATTTGTTCCAAAGGAAGTAGAGTATGCTGGCATCACAGTAGCTGGCACTGACAGATTTACCACAACGGATG CCAATAAGATAAGTGGGGCATCAGGAGGTGCTGAAGCAAATGGGGAGCACAGTGAAGGGGAGACTCGGGAAGATGGGGAGATTGAAGCAGTTCCTGTTGATGAGAATCTTTTCACGGGGGAGGACCTAGATGAACTTGAAGAGGAACTAAACACACTGGATCTGGAAGAATAA